In a genomic window of Alphaproteobacteria bacterium:
- a CDS encoding Hsp20/alpha crystallin family protein, translated as MNIEKWAPWNWFRHEQEQANQKPQGTDLTFYGNNPFGELHREMDRMFNQVFQGAGFPAIKSGFPLPAFSPTLLKPSVDISESEKSYAITAEVPGVEEKDVKIELVGNTLTISGEKKHEKEDKDKNWHRIERSYGSFKRVLSLPEDAVADEAEATFKNGILNISVPRKAQKKPANIRQIEIKKAS; from the coding sequence ATGAATATCGAAAAATGGGCGCCTTGGAACTGGTTTAGACATGAGCAGGAACAGGCAAACCAGAAGCCGCAGGGGACGGACCTCACCTTCTATGGCAACAACCCCTTCGGCGAACTGCACCGGGAGATGGACCGGATGTTTAATCAGGTCTTTCAGGGCGCAGGGTTTCCGGCCATCAAATCCGGCTTTCCGCTTCCGGCCTTCTCGCCGACCCTTCTCAAACCCAGCGTAGACATCAGCGAATCGGAAAAATCCTACGCGATCACAGCCGAAGTCCCCGGCGTGGAGGAAAAGGACGTGAAAATCGAACTGGTCGGCAACACCCTGACCATCAGCGGCGAAAAGAAACACGAAAAGGAAGACAAGGACAAGAACTGGCACCGTATTGAACGCTCTTACGGCTCGTTCAAGCGTGTCCTTTCTCTGCCCGAGGACGCTGTGGCCGATGAAGCGGAGGCAACCTTTAAAAATGGAATCCTCAATATCAGCGTCCCACGCAAAGCTCAGAAAAAACCGGCCAACATCCGGCAGATCGAAATCAAGAAGGCAAGCTGA
- a CDS encoding calcium-binding protein: protein MSIYKPNAIILGSLLDELLLGTAGADIISGYAGDDAIFSGWGDDVIIGGAGGDLLVSGRGQDFLAGKRGNDALFGGTGNDLLVGGSGNDALFGGRGNDVLAGNAGQDILAGEDGDDALFGGTGDDLLAGGNGNDLLAGESGNDALFGGYGHDVLAGGIGNDLLAGEQGNDILDGEAGDDVLAGGEGTDLLLGGIGNDALFGGNYNDVLNGQSGHDALFGENGNDILAGELGNDLLAGGNGDDALFGGADNDVLAGESGNDLLAGETGDDALFGGTGHDWLSGGWGNDLLAGEEGNDALGGDAGDDALFGGSGNDALFGGIGNDLLYGGADGDILFGEAGNDAFLFDAESIASGPDIIGDFTSGQDVIVLADLIDLDAFDPLTQSINDFILTLEVDGNTVIGVDADGTGTEASLQIVAALAGATGLGSAEDMIAAGSIAIV, encoded by the coding sequence ATGTCTATCTACAAACCCAATGCAATCATTCTCGGAAGTCTTCTGGACGAGCTTCTCCTCGGTACGGCAGGCGCAGATATAATCTCAGGCTACGCGGGCGATGATGCCATTTTCTCCGGCTGGGGTGACGATGTCATCATCGGCGGCGCGGGCGGCGATCTTCTCGTCAGTGGCCGCGGACAGGATTTCCTCGCCGGAAAGCGGGGCAATGACGCCCTTTTCGGCGGAACCGGAAACGATCTTCTGGTGGGCGGCTCCGGTAACGATGCTCTCTTTGGCGGACGCGGCAACGATGTTCTGGCCGGAAATGCCGGACAGGACATTTTGGCTGGAGAAGATGGCGATGACGCCCTTTTCGGCGGCACGGGCGATGACCTTCTGGCCGGAGGGAACGGTAATGATCTTCTCGCAGGAGAATCCGGAAACGACGCCCTTTTCGGGGGATACGGCCACGACGTTCTGGCAGGCGGGATCGGCAACGATCTTCTGGCCGGAGAACAAGGTAATGATATTCTCGATGGCGAGGCCGGAGACGATGTTCTCGCAGGCGGCGAAGGAACGGACCTCCTTCTGGGCGGTATCGGAAACGACGCCCTGTTCGGTGGAAACTACAATGACGTCCTGAACGGCCAGTCCGGTCACGACGCCCTGTTCGGTGAAAACGGAAACGACATTCTCGCCGGAGAACTCGGCAACGACCTTCTCGCAGGCGGCAACGGCGATGATGCCCTCTTCGGCGGCGCCGATAATGACGTGCTGGCAGGGGAAAGCGGTAACGACCTGCTCGCGGGGGAAACGGGCGATGACGCCTTGTTCGGCGGCACAGGACACGATTGGCTTTCCGGCGGCTGGGGCAATGATCTTCTGGCCGGAGAAGAAGGCAACGATGCCCTCGGCGGCGATGCCGGAGACGATGCCTTGTTCGGCGGTTCCGGAAATGATGCCCTCTTCGGCGGGATCGGCAATGACCTGCTCTATGGCGGCGCGGACGGGGATATCCTCTTCGGCGAAGCCGGGAACGATGCCTTCCTTTTCGACGCGGAAAGCATCGCCTCCGGTCCCGATATCATCGGCGACTTCACCAGCGGACAAGATGTGATCGTTCTGGCCGACCTGATCGATTTGGATGCTTTCGATCCCCTCACCCAATCCATCAACGACTTCATCCTGACTCTGGAAGTGGACGGCAACACGGTCATCGGCGTTGACGCCGACGGCACGGGAACGGAAGCAAGCTTGCAAATAGTGGCAGCACTGGCAGGAGCGACCGGACTCGGCTCCGCCGAAGACATGATC
- a CDS encoding PadR family transcriptional regulator: MSELSVDSWISQIRKGLVELCVLAILSRGEAYGYSILRQLEEYPGLAFKESTLYLVLGRLKKEGLVSVRTGPSESGPPRRYFKLTASGKRRLQDMRHYWDDTNKAILRLLEQIEE; encoded by the coding sequence TTGAGCGAATTGTCCGTCGATAGCTGGATTTCGCAGATCCGAAAGGGTCTGGTCGAGCTTTGTGTGCTCGCGATTCTGTCGCGGGGGGAGGCTTACGGCTATTCGATTTTGCGGCAACTGGAAGAGTATCCGGGGCTGGCGTTCAAGGAAAGTACGCTTTATCTTGTGCTTGGCCGTCTGAAGAAAGAGGGGCTGGTCAGTGTGCGGACCGGGCCGTCGGAATCAGGGCCACCGCGCCGCTATTTCAAACTCACAGCGTCTGGAAAGAGGCGGTTGCAGGATATGCGGCATTATTGGGACGACACTAACAAGGCAATTCTCCGGTTGCTTGAGCAGATTGAGGAATAG